One genomic segment of Nocardioides cavernaquae includes these proteins:
- a CDS encoding heavy-metal-associated domain-containing protein codes for MSNTTTWTVTGMTCGHCVASVTEEIQEIAGVTDVAITLDSGLVTVTSEDPLDRAAVDAAVREAGYVLA; via the coding sequence ATGAGCAACACCACCACCTGGACCGTGACCGGGATGACGTGCGGCCACTGCGTCGCCTCCGTGACCGAGGAGATCCAGGAGATCGCCGGCGTCACCGACGTAGCGATCACCCTGGACTCCGGGCTGGTCACCGTCACCAGCGAGGACCCCCTCGATCGCGCCGCCGTGGACGCTGCTGTCCGCGAGGCCGGCTACGTGCTCGCATGA
- a CDS encoding metal-sensitive transcriptional regulator — MTEHTGHGYIGNKDDYLKRLRRIEGQVRGLQRMVEEEQYCIDILTQVSAVTKGLQAVSLGLLEEHLGHCVVNAARAGDREAAIKVKEASDAIARLVRS, encoded by the coding sequence ATGACTGAGCACACCGGGCACGGCTACATCGGGAACAAGGACGACTACCTCAAGCGTCTGCGGCGGATCGAGGGCCAGGTCCGGGGCCTGCAGCGGATGGTCGAGGAGGAGCAGTACTGCATCGACATCCTCACGCAGGTCAGTGCGGTCACGAAGGGGCTGCAGGCGGTCTCGCTGGGCCTGCTCGAGGAGCACCTCGGTCACTGCGTGGTGAACGCCGCGCGCGCCGGCGACCGCGAAGCCGCCATCAAGGTCAAGGAAGCCTCCGACGCGATCGCCCGCCTCGTGCGGTCGTGA
- a CDS encoding class I SAM-dependent methyltransferase, with protein MTEPGATTFAKLLRQHIETGVIKPDDSVLVQFAGEFDQKVCAAVGLTNCNFANIAPESQSVGEFTEAAFMDAHKMPYDDGSFDHVIGHSGLHHCSRPHEALHEMYRLARKTVLFVENQDSIMMRAATKAGVVTWHELAAVIDGDFKDGGVDGTGVPNFVYRWTRREVRKAVASYDPAYHVPLEIHAEWNLGTGRVASAVLQKKLHLSDQNAEKTFLWGQKAFNKVFGRQGNIFAVTIRKDLKVLHAWMASPTEMERP; from the coding sequence ATGACCGAGCCCGGCGCGACAACGTTCGCCAAGCTCCTCCGACAGCACATCGAGACCGGCGTCATCAAGCCGGACGACAGCGTGCTCGTGCAGTTTGCCGGCGAGTTCGACCAGAAGGTGTGCGCCGCTGTCGGCCTGACCAACTGCAACTTCGCGAACATCGCACCCGAGAGCCAGAGCGTCGGCGAGTTCACCGAGGCCGCGTTCATGGACGCACACAAGATGCCGTACGACGATGGCTCGTTCGACCACGTGATCGGCCACTCGGGACTGCACCACTGCTCGCGCCCGCACGAGGCGCTGCACGAGATGTACCGGCTCGCGCGCAAGACGGTGCTCTTCGTGGAGAACCAGGACTCGATCATGATGCGCGCGGCCACCAAGGCTGGCGTGGTCACCTGGCACGAGCTGGCCGCCGTCATCGACGGCGACTTCAAGGACGGCGGCGTCGACGGCACCGGCGTACCCAACTTCGTCTACCGCTGGACCCGCCGCGAGGTCCGCAAGGCCGTCGCGTCGTACGACCCGGCGTACCACGTCCCGCTGGAGATCCACGCGGAGTGGAACCTCGGCACCGGACGGGTCGCCTCCGCGGTGCTCCAGAAGAAGCTGCACCTCAGCGACCAGAACGCCGAGAAGACGTTCCTGTGGGGACAGAAGGCGTTCAACAAGGTGTTCGGCCGGCAGGGCAACATCTTCGCCGTCACGATCCGCAAGGACCTGAAGGTCCTCCATGCCTGGATGGCCTCGCCGACCGAGATGGAACGTCCCTGA
- a CDS encoding cold-shock protein, translating to MAQGTVKWFNAEKGFGFIAQEDGGDDVFVHYSAIQTNGYKSLDENQKVEFDVTQGPKGPQAENVRPV from the coding sequence ATGGCTCAGGGCACCGTTAAGTGGTTCAACGCCGAAAAGGGCTTCGGCTTCATTGCGCAGGAAGACGGCGGCGACGACGTCTTCGTGCACTACTCGGCGATCCAGACCAACGGCTACAAGTCGCTGGACGAGAACCAGAAGGTCGAGTTCGACGTCACGCAGGGTCCGAAGGGCCCGCAGGCGGAGAACGTTCGCCCCGTCTGA